One genomic region from Verrucomicrobiia bacterium encodes:
- a CDS encoding zf-TFIIB domain-containing protein, with protein MIRVCPKCDVPLFILHFKDIEIDFCNHCRGLWLDAGELEALMQQTGANTHDPLLKFQQQTGVQPSGRPHLCPRCDAPLHEIRVSEMEGRAPSRPLPAPLTLDKCPRGHGLWFDADELQQLLATFPPESGAGRTIDYLNEIFTTKSKL; from the coding sequence ATGATTCGTGTTTGCCCAAAATGCGATGTCCCGCTCTTTATCCTCCACTTCAAGGATATCGAGATCGATTTCTGCAATCACTGCCGCGGACTGTGGCTCGATGCCGGCGAACTCGAAGCGCTCATGCAACAAACCGGAGCGAACACCCACGATCCGCTATTAAAGTTCCAGCAGCAAACGGGCGTTCAGCCCAGTGGTCGCCCTCACCTCTGTCCGCGGTGTGATGCGCCACTGCACGAAATCAGGGTCTCCGAAATGGAGGGACGCGCTCCGTCGCGTCCGTTGCCTGCGCCGCTCACTCTCGACAAATGTCCGCGCGGGCATGGCCTCTGGTTCGATGCCGACGAACTGCAGCAGCTTCTCGCGACGTTTCCGCCGGAAAGCGGCGCGGGAAGGACGATCGATTACTTGAACGAAATCTTTACCACGAAATCAAAACTCTAA
- a CDS encoding LemA family protein, with protein sequence MGIIALVFVGLVVVVLAWVAGAYNGLVRLRNQLENAWAQIDVQLKRRHDLIPNLVETVKGYATHERETFEKVIQARNMAVSAKTVGDRAEAENVLTGTLKSLFAVAEAYPELKANQEFMRLQEELSSTENKVAFARQFYNDSVMTYNTHIEVFPMNFIATMFNFGRREFFEVKAEDEREAPQVKF encoded by the coding sequence ATTGGAATTATTGCATTGGTTTTCGTCGGACTGGTGGTGGTCGTACTGGCGTGGGTCGCAGGTGCCTACAACGGCCTCGTTCGCCTGCGCAACCAGTTGGAGAACGCCTGGGCGCAGATCGACGTCCAACTCAAGCGCCGCCACGACCTCATCCCCAATCTGGTTGAGACGGTCAAAGGCTACGCCACGCACGAGCGCGAGACATTCGAGAAGGTCATCCAGGCGCGCAACATGGCCGTCAGCGCCAAGACCGTCGGCGACCGCGCCGAGGCCGAAAACGTTCTCACCGGCACGTTGAAATCGCTCTTCGCCGTCGCCGAGGCCTACCCCGAACTCAAGGCTAACCAGGAATTCATGCGCCTCCAGGAAGAGCTCTCATCAACCGAGAACAAGGTGGCTTTCGCCCGCCAGTTCTACAACGATTCGGTGATGACCTACAACACGCACATCGAAGTCTTCCCGATGAATTTCATCGCGACGATGTTCAACTTCGGTCGGCGCGAGTTCTTCGAGGTCAAGGCCGAGGACGAGCGCGAGGCCCCGCAGGTCAAGTTCTAG